Within the Streptosporangiales bacterium genome, the region CTGCGCCAGCTCGCGTACCGCACCCACCAGATGGACAAGGTGGAGGTGCTCGCCCGGGTGTTGCAGGTACCAGAACGCGGCCGCACCATGGTGTTCTGCCGCACGAAGATCTCCGCCGACCACGTCGCCAGCGACCTGGTCGCACGCGGCTTCAGGGCAGCCACGGTGCACGGTGACCTCGGCCAGGGCGACCGGGAGCGCGCGTTGCGCAACTTCCGCGGCCGCAAGATCGACGTGCTGGTGGCGACCGACGTCGCGGCCCGCGGGCTGGACGTGGAGAGCGTCACCCACGTGGTCAACTACGACTGCCCGGAGGACGAGAAGGCGTACCTGCACCGGGTGGGCCGCAGCGCCCGCGCCGGCGCGACCGGTACGGCGCTGACCTTCGTGGACTGGTCCGACCTGGCCAGGTGGAAGGCGATCAACAACGCCCTCGACCTGGACCTCGGCGAGCCCACAGAGACGTACTCCACGTCACCGCACCTGTACAGCGAACTGGAGATCCCCGAGGACGCCACCGGCACACTGCCCGGCGCACCGGGAGCCAGCGCGGCCAAGCCGAGCCGGCGGCCGCGCGACGACCGCAGCCCGCGGCGGCGCGAGCCGCGCGGCGAGCGGGCCGCGAGCGACTCCGAAGGCGACGGCGAGCAGCGGGCGCGCCGTAACAGGTCGCGCAGGCGGACCCGGCGCGGCGAACCCATTGAATCGGACAGCACGGCCACAAGCGAGCAAACCGCCCCGGCCAACGCGGACGCCGGTCACGGCGGGGAGCAGCCCAGGCGACGCAGGCGGCGACGCAGGACACGCCGGTCGGGCAATGGCGGTACTGTCGAGGAGTAGTCCTCCCCAGTGGTCCCGGAGCAGCAGGAAGCCCCGCCTATGAGCACTCCCCCGTTCGTCGAGTTGCCCGACGGGGTCTTCCGCACCTCAGTTCTCACCAACCGCGGCGAGTTCGCCGCGCTGCGTGCCGACCCGCCGGCGGACGCGTCGGCGGCGCCCACCACGCTGCTCGTACCCGGCTACTCGGGCAGCAAAGAGGACTTCATCGCCATGCTCGCGCCGATCGCGGCGGGCGGCCGCACGGTTATCGCCGTCGACC harbors:
- a CDS encoding DEAD/DEAH box helicase, producing MRTIKTFRDLGADAETADALSAVGIVSPFPVQELTIPLALTGNDVIAQAPTGTGKTLAFGVPLLQRITVPGPGRPEALVIVPTRELAVQVAGDLETASGDRGVRILLIYGGRSYDPQIEGLKSGVDVVVGTPGRLLDLANRGVLELSEVNTLVLDEADRMLDLGFLPDVERIIAMTPERRQTLLFSATMPGEVVSLSRRYLKQATQVHVEHVHGATGEEEGIGPELRQLAYRTHQMDKVEVLARVLQVPERGRTMVFCRTKISADHVASDLVARGFRAATVHGDLGQGDRERALRNFRGRKIDVLVATDVAARGLDVESVTHVVNYDCPEDEKAYLHRVGRSARAGATGTALTFVDWSDLARWKAINNALDLDLGEPTETYSTSPHLYSELEIPEDATGTLPGAPGASAAKPSRRPRDDRSPRRREPRGERAASDSEGDGEQRARRNRSRRRTRRGEPIESDSTATSEQTAPANADAGHGGEQPRRRRRRRRTRRSGNGGTVEE